A genomic stretch from Bos mutus isolate GX-2022 chromosome 4, NWIPB_WYAK_1.1, whole genome shotgun sequence includes:
- the FGL2 gene encoding fibroleukin has product MKLANWCWLSSTVLATYGFLVVANNETEEIKDEAAQNACRVRLETRGRCEEEGECPYQVNLPPLTIQLPKQFSRIEEVFKEVQNLKEIVNSLKKTCQDCKLQADDSRDPGRNGLLLPGTGAPGETGDNRVRELEGEVNKLSSDLKNAKEEIDVLQGRLEKLNLVNMNNIEQYVDSKVANLTFVVNSLDGKCSSKCPRQEQIQSLPVQQHLIYKDCSEYYTIGKRSSELYRVTPDPRNSSFEVFCDMETMAGGWTVLQARVDGSTNFTRTWQDYKVGFGNLRREFWLGNDKIHLLTKSKDMILRIDLEDFNGIKLYALYDHFYVANEFLKYRLHIGNYNGTAGDALRFSKHYNHDLKFFTTPDRDNDRYPSGNCGLYYSSGWWFDACLSANLNGKYYHQKYRGVRNGIFWGTWPGISEAQPGGYKSSFKEVKMMIRPKHFKP; this is encoded by the exons ATGAAGCTGGCGAACTGGTGCTGGCTGAGCTCAACTGTCCTTGCTACATATGGTTTTTTGGTTGTGGcaaacaatgaaacagaagaaattaaagacGAAGCAGCCCAGAATGCCTGCCGGGTGAGACTAGAGACCAGAGGGAGATGTGAGGAGGAAGGCGAATGTCCCTACCAGGTGAACCTGCCCCCGCTGACTATTCAGCTCCCCAAGCAGTTCAGCAGGATCGAGGAGGTGTTCAAAGAAGTTCAGAATCTCAAGGAAATTGTAAATAGCCTGAAGAAGACTTGCCAAGACTGCAAACTGCAGGCTGATGACAGTCGAGACCCAGGAAGAAATGGATTGCTGTTACCAGGCACAGGAGCCCCAGGAGAAACTGGGGACAACAGAGTGAGAGAATTAGAGGGCGAGGTTAACAAACTGTCCTCTGACCTTAAGAATGCCAAGGAGGAGATCGATGTGCTTCAGGGTCGCCTGGAGAAGCTGAATCTTGTAAATATGAACAACATAGAACAGTATGTTGATAGCAAAGTGGCAAACCTCACATTTGTTGTCAATAGTTTGGATGGCAAATGTTCATCTAagtgtcccaggcaagaacaaaTACAATCACTCCCAG TTCAACAACATCTTATATATAAAGATTGCTCTGAATACTACACAATAGGCAAAAGAAGCAGTGAGCTCTATAGAGTTACACCGGATCCCAGAAACAGTAGCTTCGAAGTTTTCTGTGACATGGAGACCATGGCGGGAGGCTGGACGGTGCTGCAAGCACGTGTTGATGGAAGCACCAACTTCACCAGAACATGGCAAGACTACAAAGTAGGCTTTGGAAACCTCAGAAGAGAATTTTGGCTGGGGAATGATAAAATCCACCTTCTGACTAAGAGTAAGGACATGATTCTAAGAATAGACCTTGAAGACTTTAATGGTATCAAACTCTATGCCTTGTATGATCACTTTTATGTGGCCAACGAGTTTCTCAAATACCGTCTACACATTGGTAACTATAATGGCACAGCTGGAGATGCCTTACGTTTCAGTAAACATTACAACCATGACCTGAAGTTTTTCACCACCCCGGATAGAGACAATGATCGATACCCCTCTGGGAACTGTGGGCTCTACTACAGTTCAGGCTGGTGGTTTGATGCCTGTCTTTCTGCAAACTTAAATGGCAAATATTATCACCAAAAATACAGAGGTGTCCGAAATGGGATTTTCTGGGGTACCTGGCCTGGCATAAGTGAGGCACAACCTGGTGGTTACAAGTCCTCCTTCAAAGAAGTCAAAATGATGATCAGACCCAAGCACTTTAAGCCGTAA